A genomic segment from Luteibacter aegosomatis encodes:
- a CDS encoding DUF1097 domain-containing protein: MSHARQSPTSFIITTLVAAVTAAVAAASSAALSLPVWAMFIGWIAFFTRGMNTRSAFENLACVGLGLTIGAIAAFSLPHVGSIVGPRLALPVVVFVVALLVVAMRGMPILNNLLGYFLGLVAWFAAHLEPSAESLAHLLGASTIGSAAGWVSHYMPARIVRPS; the protein is encoded by the coding sequence ATGAGCCACGCTCGCCAATCTCCCACTTCTTTCATCATCACAACTCTCGTTGCCGCTGTCACGGCCGCCGTCGCGGCAGCGAGCAGTGCGGCACTTTCGCTGCCCGTCTGGGCCATGTTCATCGGCTGGATTGCATTCTTCACGCGCGGCATGAATACGCGAAGCGCCTTTGAAAATCTCGCTTGCGTCGGACTGGGCCTGACGATTGGTGCGATTGCGGCATTCAGCCTGCCGCACGTGGGATCTATCGTTGGGCCACGCTTGGCACTGCCTGTCGTAGTGTTTGTCGTCGCACTGCTCGTGGTTGCCATGCGCGGCATGCCAATCCTAAACAATCTGCTGGGCTACTTCCTCGGCCTGGTCGCGTGGTTCGCCGCACACCTGGAACCGTCCGCCGAAAGCCTGGCGCATCTCCTGGGCGCTAGCACGATCGGCTCGGCGGCGGGATGGGTCTCGCACTACATGCCAGCCAGAATCGTGAGGCCATCCTAA
- a CDS encoding NADH:flavin oxidoreductase/NADH oxidase, with the protein MKLFEPVALRDVTLRNRLVVSPMCQYSAQGGYVNDHHLINLGRFAMGGFGLIMVEATAIVPEGRITHGDLGLWSDDHIPGLRRIAEALKMYGAVAGIQIAHAGPKAASQRPWQGNGALDDSDFQRGEQPWPVVSASNKPYADGWLKPTALTSATMAEVKQAFVDAARRADAAGFDVIEVHCAHGYLLNSFLSPVTNDRKDEYGGDLEGRMRFPLEVVQAVRAIWPQDKPLFVRVSAVDGLREGMSIEDTIVFAHRLKALSVDIVDCSSGGIAPRYEYPSSYGYQVPYAQKVRSEVGIGTAAVGLIVNGRQAEAIVESGQADLVAIGREALADPNFALHAEAELGTVDPKAPFASWPTQVAWWLQGRSVQIQTFSGRS; encoded by the coding sequence GTGAAGCTCTTTGAACCTGTTGCGCTGCGCGACGTGACACTGCGCAACCGTTTGGTCGTTTCCCCGATGTGCCAATACTCGGCGCAGGGGGGTTATGTTAACGATCATCACCTCATCAATCTCGGGCGATTCGCCATGGGGGGCTTTGGCCTGATCATGGTCGAAGCGACGGCGATCGTTCCCGAGGGCCGTATCACCCATGGCGATCTCGGCCTCTGGTCGGACGATCACATCCCCGGCCTGCGGCGCATTGCGGAGGCGCTCAAGATGTACGGTGCCGTGGCAGGCATCCAGATCGCGCATGCCGGACCGAAGGCGGCCAGCCAGCGACCTTGGCAAGGTAACGGCGCCCTCGATGACAGCGACTTCCAGCGCGGCGAGCAGCCGTGGCCGGTGGTCTCTGCCTCCAACAAGCCGTATGCCGATGGCTGGTTAAAGCCTACGGCTTTGACAAGCGCAACAATGGCCGAGGTTAAACAGGCTTTCGTCGACGCGGCGCGACGTGCCGACGCAGCCGGCTTCGATGTGATCGAGGTGCATTGCGCGCACGGCTACCTGCTCAACAGTTTTCTGTCGCCCGTGACCAACGATCGAAAGGATGAGTACGGCGGCGACCTCGAAGGCAGAATGCGTTTTCCCTTGGAGGTCGTACAGGCAGTGCGGGCGATCTGGCCGCAGGATAAGCCGCTCTTCGTGCGGGTCTCTGCCGTCGATGGCCTACGTGAGGGCATGTCTATCGAGGACACGATAGTCTTCGCCCATCGTCTCAAAGCGCTCAGCGTGGACATCGTCGACTGCTCGTCGGGAGGTATCGCCCCGCGCTACGAGTACCCGTCGAGCTATGGCTACCAGGTTCCCTATGCTCAGAAGGTGCGCAGCGAAGTAGGCATCGGCACCGCTGCGGTCGGTCTGATCGTCAATGGTCGTCAAGCGGAAGCTATCGTGGAAAGCGGCCAGGCAGATCTTGTCGCGATCGGCCGAGAGGCGCTGGCCGATCCGAACTTCGCTCTACATGCCGAAGCCGAACTTGGCACTGTTGATCCCAAAGCCCCATTTGCCTCGTGGCCCACACAGGTTGCCTGGTGGCTTCAGGGGCGGTCGGTACAGATCCAGACATTCAGTGGGCGGTCGTGA
- a CDS encoding SDR family oxidoreductase: MTTPQEKIALVTGASRGIGAAIARRLAADGFTVVVNYAGNATEAEQVVADIEKSGGRAISAQADVSDAAAVSRLFDGAEAAYGGIDVLVNNAGIMKLAPLADSDDALFDSQVAVNLKGTFNTLRLASRRLRDGGRIINFSTSVIGLRLENYGVYAATKAAVETLTAILSKELRGRSITVNAVAPGPTATDLFLHGKSPELIERMSKMNPLERLGTPDDIAHAVAFLASPAGGWINGQVLRANGGMV; the protein is encoded by the coding sequence ATGACTACCCCTCAAGAGAAAATTGCCCTAGTGACGGGCGCTTCGCGTGGCATCGGTGCGGCCATTGCCCGACGTCTGGCCGCGGATGGCTTCACCGTCGTTGTCAACTACGCCGGCAATGCAACCGAGGCCGAACAAGTGGTCGCCGATATCGAGAAGTCCGGCGGACGCGCGATCAGTGCCCAGGCCGATGTCAGCGACGCGGCCGCCGTGTCACGCCTGTTCGACGGTGCCGAAGCGGCCTACGGCGGCATCGACGTTCTCGTCAATAACGCCGGCATTATGAAGCTCGCGCCGCTTGCCGATAGCGATGACGCGTTGTTCGATAGCCAAGTCGCTGTCAACCTGAAAGGCACCTTCAACACGTTGCGCCTCGCATCGCGCCGCCTGCGCGATGGCGGCCGGATCATCAACTTCTCCACCAGCGTAATCGGGTTGAGGCTGGAGAACTATGGCGTCTATGCCGCGACCAAAGCTGCCGTGGAGACGCTGACCGCCATCCTGTCGAAGGAGCTGCGCGGCCGTTCGATTACGGTCAACGCCGTGGCGCCTGGTCCGACCGCGACCGATCTGTTTCTTCACGGCAAGTCCCCTGAATTGATCGAGCGCATGTCGAAGATGAACCCGCTGGAACGCTTGGGTACGCCGGATGACATCGCACATGCGGTGGCCTTCCTGGCCAGTCCGGCCGGCGGCTGGATCAACGGCCAGGTTCTGCGCGCAAACGGCGGGATGGTCTGA
- a CDS encoding SDR family oxidoreductase, which translates to MSKIILITGASSGFGRLTAEALARAGHTVYASMRNTAGRNAAVVEQMSAFSKENGVDLRTVELDVQSQDSADAAVARIIAESGRIDVLMHNAGHMVFGPAEAFTPEQYAQLYDVNVLSTQRVNRAVLPHLRRQRDGLLIWVSSSSSAGGTPPYLAPYFGAKAAMDAIAVQYARELSRWGIETSIIVPGAFTSGTNHFAHTGTPADAARAAEYEAGPYAGFGEQVQKVFAEIVPADADAGLVAEAIVKVVDTPFGKRPFRVHIDPTQDGADVGFTVLDRVRAEMLHRVGLSDLLKPRTN; encoded by the coding sequence ATGAGCAAGATCATCCTCATCACCGGCGCTTCCAGCGGCTTCGGCCGCCTGACTGCCGAAGCGCTGGCTCGCGCCGGCCATACCGTCTATGCCTCGATGCGCAACACCGCCGGCCGCAATGCCGCGGTGGTCGAACAGATGTCCGCCTTCTCGAAGGAAAATGGCGTGGACTTGCGCACGGTCGAACTGGACGTGCAATCGCAGGACTCGGCAGACGCCGCCGTGGCGCGCATCATCGCCGAGTCCGGTCGCATCGACGTGCTGATGCACAATGCTGGCCACATGGTGTTCGGTCCGGCCGAAGCCTTCACGCCCGAGCAGTATGCACAGCTCTACGACGTCAACGTGCTGAGCACCCAGCGCGTCAACCGCGCCGTGCTGCCGCACCTGCGCCGACAGCGTGATGGGCTGCTGATATGGGTATCGAGCAGCAGTTCGGCCGGCGGCACGCCCCCTTATCTGGCACCTTACTTCGGTGCCAAGGCGGCGATGGATGCGATCGCCGTGCAGTACGCGCGCGAACTGTCGCGTTGGGGCATCGAGACCTCGATCATCGTGCCCGGTGCCTTCACCAGCGGCACCAACCATTTCGCCCATACCGGCACGCCAGCCGATGCGGCGCGCGCGGCCGAGTACGAGGCCGGTCCGTACGCGGGCTTTGGCGAACAGGTGCAGAAGGTCTTTGCCGAGATCGTGCCGGCGGATGCCGATGCGGGCCTGGTGGCCGAAGCGATCGTCAAGGTCGTCGATACGCCGTTCGGCAAGCGTCCGTTCCGCGTGCACATCGATCCGACCCAGGACGGCGCAGACGTCGGATTCACCGTGCTGGACCGCGTGCGTGCCGAGATGTTGCACCGAGTAGGACTTTCCGACCTGCTCAAGCCGCGGACCAATTGA
- a CDS encoding LysR family transcriptional regulator, with protein sequence MDRLDALRLFVRIVERRSFTLAANDLEIPRSTATKVVAEMEARLGVRLLQRTTRVVRPTLDGEAFHQRCVRILDDLEDAEGAFLGAQPKGQLRVEVQGTLARHFLMPGLPSFFEHYPDIELSMSESDRWIDLVQEGMDCALRYGRLPDSDLVARQVAMLERVTCATPGYLKKFGTPTDVASLAGHRMVGIRLISSGSLMPLEFTGGEAHESITLPATLSVTGPESYLASTRLGFGLAQMPRFHIDEDLKRGSLVAVLRERPPPSAPVSLVYPRNRQLSPRVRVFLDWASNEFKRSGV encoded by the coding sequence ATGGATCGTTTGGATGCACTAAGGCTCTTTGTGCGCATCGTGGAGCGGCGCAGCTTCACGTTGGCGGCAAACGACTTGGAAATCCCTCGCTCGACAGCAACGAAAGTAGTCGCCGAGATGGAGGCTAGGCTGGGTGTGCGGCTGCTACAGAGGACCACACGCGTGGTGCGTCCGACGCTTGACGGTGAGGCTTTTCACCAGCGATGCGTCCGCATCCTGGACGACCTGGAGGACGCGGAAGGAGCCTTTCTTGGCGCGCAACCCAAGGGGCAGTTGCGTGTCGAAGTACAGGGTACTCTTGCTCGCCACTTTCTCATGCCCGGCTTGCCATCGTTTTTCGAACACTATCCGGACATCGAACTCTCGATGAGCGAAAGCGACCGGTGGATCGATCTGGTGCAGGAAGGTATGGATTGCGCGCTGCGCTACGGCAGGCTGCCGGACAGCGATCTCGTTGCGCGGCAGGTGGCAATGCTGGAACGCGTGACCTGCGCCACGCCCGGCTATCTGAAGAAGTTCGGCACGCCGACCGATGTTGCTTCCCTCGCCGGGCATCGTATGGTGGGCATCCGCCTGATTTCGAGTGGCAGCTTGATGCCGCTCGAGTTCACCGGAGGCGAGGCGCACGAGAGCATCACGCTACCGGCCACGCTATCGGTGACGGGACCGGAAAGCTATCTGGCCAGCACACGGCTTGGTTTCGGTCTAGCGCAGATGCCGCGCTTCCATATCGATGAAGACCTCAAGCGCGGTAGCCTCGTCGCCGTGCTGCGCGAACGCCCGCCGCCGTCGGCGCCTGTGTCGCTCGTCTATCCGCGCAACCGGCAATTGTCGCCACGCGTACGCGTGTTCCTCGACTGGGCTAGCAATGAGTTCAAGAGGTCTGGTGTGTGA
- a CDS encoding LysE family translocator, whose product MPSVDTLLPFAGISLLLALTPGPDNLFVLVQSARYGVRSGLATVLGLCTGLMAHTALVAAGLGAVLTASLTAFTILKALGAAYLAFLAWQAFRAPVGAAETSKLELHSIWQAYAKGVAMNLSNPKVIMFFLAFLPQFVTAERGQVTLQIAVLGLVFAVAALAVFAGIAWTAGAVGQTFMRSTRLQRCLNWFAGTVFLALAVKLAVTSRR is encoded by the coding sequence ATGCCATCCGTCGACACGTTGTTGCCCTTTGCCGGCATCTCGCTGCTGCTGGCGCTCACACCAGGGCCGGACAATCTATTCGTCCTCGTCCAATCCGCCCGCTACGGCGTGCGCTCCGGTCTTGCCACCGTATTGGGCCTATGTACGGGCCTGATGGCCCACACTGCTCTGGTGGCCGCGGGACTTGGCGCCGTTCTGACGGCCTCGCTCACGGCCTTCACCATTCTCAAGGCCCTCGGTGCCGCGTATCTCGCCTTCCTCGCGTGGCAGGCGTTTCGCGCACCGGTGGGCGCCGCCGAGACATCGAAGCTGGAACTGCATTCCATATGGCAAGCGTATGCCAAGGGTGTCGCCATGAACCTGAGCAATCCTAAGGTGATCATGTTTTTCCTGGCCTTTCTGCCGCAGTTCGTTACCGCCGAGCGGGGCCAAGTCACGCTGCAAATCGCCGTGCTGGGGCTGGTTTTTGCCGTTGCAGCCCTCGCAGTCTTCGCTGGCATCGCATGGACAGCCGGCGCAGTCGGTCAGACGTTCATGCGCTCGACCAGGCTGCAGCGCTGTTTGAACTGGTTCGCAGGAACAGTATTCCTCGCACTGGCAGTTAAGCTCGCCGTGACCTCGCGTCGCTGA
- a CDS encoding putative quinol monooxygenase, with product MTAQSTLTTPAPAYGVQLTLIAFIRAKPGLGDELGRRLGALVEPSRAEAGNINYDLHRSNDDPDVWVLYENWKAEADLTLHFEQPYMKAFVAALPEVLEGEMDLRRCSMVTNIAG from the coding sequence ATGACCGCACAATCCACCCTCACCACGCCGGCGCCGGCATACGGCGTACAACTCACGCTCATCGCATTTATTCGGGCCAAGCCTGGTCTCGGTGACGAACTGGGACGCCGTCTCGGCGCCCTGGTCGAACCCTCGCGTGCCGAGGCTGGCAACATCAATTACGACCTGCATCGTTCGAATGACGATCCGGATGTCTGGGTGCTTTACGAAAACTGGAAGGCAGAAGCCGATCTGACGTTGCATTTCGAGCAGCCCTACATGAAGGCATTCGTCGCGGCACTTCCCGAAGTGCTGGAAGGTGAAATGGATCTGCGCCGTTGCTCAATGGTCACCAATATCGCCGGATAA
- a CDS encoding putative quinol monooxygenase — protein MNHFKKYILGAFVAATAIISSQSALALDIKAGPTGEVALVVNFDVKPGAEAEFEKVFQRSVTCSRLEPGNVTFNVHKVLGAERSYVLYEIWRNKEALDSHFERPYTKALFAMFERNLARPLTEGAGGLHFVADLAPAPRPAPVTTDPTSVADCR, from the coding sequence ATGAATCACTTCAAGAAGTACATCCTGGGCGCTTTCGTCGCCGCAACGGCAATCATTTCGTCGCAAAGCGCGTTGGCCCTTGATATCAAGGCAGGGCCTACCGGCGAAGTTGCCCTCGTCGTCAACTTCGACGTGAAGCCGGGCGCCGAAGCTGAGTTCGAGAAGGTTTTCCAGCGCTCAGTCACTTGCTCCCGCCTAGAGCCTGGCAACGTGACTTTCAATGTCCATAAGGTCCTCGGCGCCGAGCGTAGCTATGTTCTCTACGAAATCTGGCGCAACAAGGAGGCTCTGGACAGCCACTTCGAGCGTCCCTATACCAAGGCGCTCTTTGCGATGTTCGAGCGGAACCTGGCGCGTCCGCTCACGGAAGGCGCGGGCGGCCTGCACTTCGTCGCCGACCTCGCCCCGGCGCCGCGCCCAGCGCCCGTGACGACGGACCCCACCTCGGTCGCCGATTGCCGTTGA
- a CDS encoding aldo/keto reductase, producing the protein MEYVKFGRTGMDVSRLVLGCMSFGDASRGDHAWTLDEAASREIIKQALEAGINFLDTANAYSDGTSEEIVGRAIKDYARRDEIVLATKVFMRMHAGPNGAGLSRKAIFAEIDNSLRRLGTDYVDLYQIHRWDFDTPIEETLEALHDVVKAGKARYIGASSMATWQFAKAIYTSRLNGWTPFVSMQNHLNLLYREEEREMLPFCRDQELAVIPWSPLARGRLTRAWDETTSRLETDKIGRSLYVESDAQIVERVGAIAQARGIPRAQVALAWLLQKPGVTGPIIGATRAQHLVDAIAALSVKLTDEEIKDLEAPYTPHEVSGITVIR; encoded by the coding sequence ATGGAGTACGTGAAATTCGGAAGGACGGGAATGGATGTGTCGCGCTTGGTGCTCGGCTGCATGAGCTTTGGCGATGCTTCGCGCGGCGATCACGCCTGGACGCTGGACGAAGCCGCCAGTCGGGAGATCATTAAACAAGCGCTGGAGGCTGGCATAAATTTTCTGGATACGGCGAATGCCTACTCCGACGGTACGTCGGAGGAAATCGTTGGTCGGGCGATCAAGGACTACGCTCGGCGCGACGAGATCGTACTGGCAACGAAGGTATTCATGCGCATGCACGCCGGCCCGAACGGTGCCGGACTGTCACGTAAGGCGATATTCGCGGAGATCGACAACAGCCTGCGACGGCTGGGCACTGATTACGTGGATCTGTACCAGATCCATCGCTGGGATTTCGATACACCGATCGAAGAAACGCTGGAGGCACTGCACGATGTGGTGAAAGCAGGTAAAGCTCGATACATTGGGGCATCTTCCATGGCGACATGGCAATTTGCCAAGGCAATCTACACTTCTCGCCTCAATGGATGGACGCCCTTCGTCAGCATGCAGAATCACCTGAACCTGTTGTACCGCGAGGAGGAGCGCGAAATGCTGCCGTTCTGCCGCGACCAGGAGCTGGCGGTAATCCCATGGAGTCCCTTGGCGCGCGGTCGCCTCACTCGGGCATGGGATGAGACCACCAGTCGACTGGAGACCGACAAGATCGGACGATCACTCTATGTCGAAAGCGACGCTCAGATCGTTGAGAGAGTCGGGGCAATCGCGCAGGCACGCGGAATTCCTCGAGCTCAGGTCGCGCTCGCCTGGCTACTCCAGAAACCGGGTGTCACGGGACCGATCATTGGCGCCACCCGCGCGCAACACTTGGTGGATGCCATCGCTGCGCTGTCGGTGAAACTGACCGATGAAGAGATCAAGGACTTGGAGGCGCCATATACACCTCATGAAGTCAGCGGCATTACGGTGATCAGGTAA